One Lentibacillus cibarius DNA window includes the following coding sequences:
- a CDS encoding NupC/NupG family nucleoside CNT transporter, whose translation MDIIFGILAIIIVLGLAYIMSNDKKNINFKGISVMLIAQLIITWFTFNTNIGRTIIDWISAGFNKLIEFGKEGVSFVVGGIQVAEGGSVFFFNVLLLIIFFSTLLSVLTYLRILPPVIKYLGGILSKITGLPKVESFNAVNSIFFGQSEALLAVKTQFHHLNNNRLYIVSASAMGSVSASIVGSYLQILPPQYVLAALPLNMFSALIMASVIAPVRVPKEEDVVDVKDVSNDKSIFEAMSNGALDGGKIALIVASMLIAFIASLELVNWLIQFIFAGVTLQEILGYIIAPIGILMGISPGEVIEAGGVMGTKIVTNEFVAMLEFKEMFGSMTEKTVGIVSVFLTSFANFSSIGIIAGTVQGIDSEKAVHVSGFGMKLLIGATLASILSATIAGLFL comes from the coding sequence GTGGATATTATTTTTGGTATACTAGCAATTATCATTGTATTAGGACTAGCGTATATCATGTCAAATGATAAGAAGAATATTAATTTTAAAGGCATTTCCGTTATGCTGATAGCGCAATTGATTATTACATGGTTTACGTTCAATACGAATATTGGGCGTACCATTATCGATTGGATTTCAGCTGGATTTAACAAATTGATTGAATTTGGTAAAGAAGGTGTGAGCTTTGTCGTCGGTGGCATTCAGGTAGCAGAAGGTGGAAGTGTTTTCTTCTTTAACGTTCTTCTGCTTATTATCTTTTTTTCGACCCTACTTTCTGTGCTTACGTATTTGCGCATCTTGCCACCAGTTATTAAATATTTGGGTGGAATATTGTCGAAAATCACCGGCTTGCCGAAAGTGGAATCATTTAATGCGGTGAACAGCATTTTTTTTGGACAATCAGAGGCTCTACTAGCAGTTAAGACGCAATTTCACCATTTAAATAATAATCGTTTATATATTGTTAGTGCTTCTGCGATGGGATCGGTTTCTGCATCTATTGTTGGATCGTACTTGCAAATACTTCCACCACAGTATGTGCTCGCTGCATTGCCACTAAATATGTTCAGTGCGTTGATTATGGCTTCGGTTATTGCTCCGGTGCGGGTACCTAAAGAAGAAGATGTCGTTGATGTGAAAGATGTGTCCAATGATAAAAGCATTTTTGAAGCGATGAGTAATGGTGCATTGGACGGCGGGAAAATAGCACTCATTGTAGCATCCATGCTAATTGCTTTTATTGCTTCATTAGAATTGGTTAATTGGCTCATTCAGTTCATTTTCGCGGGTGTAACACTACAGGAGATACTTGGATATATTATTGCGCCTATTGGCATTCTAATGGGAATTTCTCCGGGTGAAGTCATCGAGGCTGGTGGTGTCATGGGTACTAAAATCGTCACCAATGAATTCGTTGCCATGCTTGAATTCAAGGAAATGTTTGGATCAATGACCGAGAAAACAGTAGGTATCGTCTCCGTATTCCTTACAAGCTTTGCAAACTTTTCATCGATTGGCATCATTGCAGGAACTGTCCAGGGTATCGACAGTGAAAAAGCGGTACATGTGTCCGGCTTCGGAATGAAGTTGTTAATCGGTGCAACGCTGGCATCGATTCTTTCCGCGACCATTGCGGGACTGTTTCTTTAG
- the odhB gene encoding 2-oxoglutarate dehydrogenase complex dihydrolipoyllysine-residue succinyltransferase: protein MNEIKIPELAESITEGTISEWLVKKGDKVEKGDPVVELETDKVNVEVNTDYAGVITEIVCDEGDDVEVGDVIAKVDENGEAGADAAGASDDTANETTETEQTSQQEKTTAQAEEKSADNTDVIASPAARKRARELGIDLSKVQANDPLGRVRPEDVDTHAKGANEQKEAKPAKKEEPKQSEKTTFDKPVERVKMSRRRQTIANRLVNVQQEAAMLTTFNEVDMSAIMKLRSQRKESFMQKHDIKLGFMSFFTKAVIGALKDFPLLNAEIQGNELVLKKFYDIGIAVSTEEGLVVPVVRDADKLDFAGVEREIGNLGKKAINKQLSLEELQGGTFTITNGGTFGSMLSTPILNSPQVGILGMHNIQKRPMVMPDDSIEVRPMMYLALSYDHRIVDGKEAVQFLVRIKELLEDPYDLLLEG, encoded by the coding sequence GTGAACGAAATTAAGATTCCGGAACTTGCCGAATCGATTACAGAAGGTACTATTTCCGAGTGGCTTGTTAAAAAAGGTGATAAGGTTGAAAAGGGCGATCCGGTCGTCGAGCTGGAGACCGACAAAGTAAACGTAGAAGTGAACACGGACTACGCTGGCGTTATTACAGAAATTGTTTGTGATGAAGGTGATGATGTGGAAGTAGGTGACGTCATTGCCAAAGTGGATGAAAATGGGGAAGCTGGTGCTGATGCAGCGGGTGCCTCTGATGACACGGCAAACGAAACTACTGAAACAGAACAAACATCGCAACAGGAGAAAACTACCGCACAAGCGGAAGAAAAATCAGCTGACAATACGGATGTCATTGCCTCTCCTGCCGCCCGTAAACGCGCACGTGAACTAGGTATTGATTTAAGTAAAGTCCAGGCTAATGACCCATTAGGCCGTGTTCGTCCGGAAGATGTTGATACGCATGCAAAAGGGGCTAATGAGCAAAAAGAGGCAAAACCGGCTAAAAAAGAAGAACCAAAACAATCGGAGAAAACAACATTCGATAAGCCGGTTGAGCGGGTGAAAATGTCTCGTCGTCGTCAAACGATTGCTAACCGTCTTGTCAATGTGCAGCAGGAAGCAGCTATGCTGACAACGTTCAATGAAGTGGATATGTCAGCAATCATGAAATTGCGCAGTCAGCGGAAAGAAAGCTTCATGCAGAAGCATGATATTAAATTAGGCTTTATGTCTTTCTTTACAAAGGCGGTAATTGGTGCATTGAAAGATTTCCCACTGCTGAATGCTGAAATTCAAGGTAACGAACTTGTATTGAAGAAATTCTATGATATTGGAATCGCTGTTTCTACAGAAGAAGGACTTGTCGTACCAGTTGTTCGTGATGCAGACAAGTTAGACTTTGCCGGGGTTGAACGTGAAATTGGTAACCTAGGCAAAAAAGCAATCAATAAACAATTGTCACTTGAAGAACTACAGGGTGGAACATTTACGATTACAAATGGCGGTACATTTGGTTCCATGTTATCAACACCTATTCTTAATTCGCCGCAAGTTGGAATACTTGGTATGCACAACATCCAAAAACGTCCAATGGTTATGCCTGATGATTCGATTGAGGTTCGTCCAATGATGTACCTTGCATTATCTTATGACCATCGGATCGTGGATGGGAAAGAAGCAGTACAATTCCTTGTACGTATTAAGGAACTGCTTGAAGACCCTTACGACTTGCTGCTGGAAGGCTAA
- a CDS encoding undecaprenyldiphospho-muramoylpentapeptide beta-N-acetylglucosaminyltransferase yields the protein MKLKRIMFTGGGTAGHVIVNLALIPVFQKQGWEIDYIGSKQGIERRLIESLDGVTYHPISTGKLRRYISKENVKDPFKVLKGAMQSWRIIGKRKPSVIFSKGGFVSVPVIMAAKVRGVPAVIHESDFTPGLANKLAIPFAKQVLATFPETMDYLPEKKAEYVGAVIRDELFEGDKARGLEMCGFTKTRPVLLIMGGSGGSEKINNTVRESLPQLLPEFQIAHICGSGKTDPSVEQTGYIQFEYVNEELKDLFAAADFVLSRAGANAIFEFLALRKPMLLIPLSRAASRGDQIINANSFKEKHYANVLQEVDLTNDSLIQELHKLKKQAPVMIDHMENYHSEKAKSRVIEIIKQAGGRKH from the coding sequence ATGAAACTAAAAAGAATTATGTTTACTGGCGGGGGTACTGCCGGTCATGTCATTGTCAATCTAGCCCTTATTCCAGTGTTTCAGAAACAGGGCTGGGAAATTGATTATATAGGTTCTAAACAAGGTATCGAACGCAGACTGATTGAATCGCTGGATGGTGTTACGTATCATCCTATTTCAACTGGTAAACTTCGCCGCTACATATCAAAGGAAAATGTAAAAGATCCGTTCAAAGTATTAAAAGGAGCGATGCAATCATGGCGCATTATTGGAAAACGTAAGCCATCGGTCATTTTTTCCAAAGGTGGCTTTGTTTCCGTGCCAGTTATCATGGCGGCAAAAGTGCGAGGGGTACCAGCAGTTATTCACGAATCTGATTTCACACCAGGACTTGCTAATAAGCTGGCAATCCCATTTGCGAAACAAGTGCTGGCCACGTTTCCAGAAACAATGGACTATCTTCCGGAAAAAAAGGCAGAATATGTAGGTGCAGTTATACGGGATGAGCTCTTTGAAGGGGATAAAGCCCGAGGATTAGAAATGTGCGGATTTACAAAAACAAGACCTGTTCTGCTTATCATGGGCGGAAGCGGTGGGTCCGAAAAAATTAACAACACCGTCCGGGAAAGCCTTCCACAGTTATTACCCGAATTTCAGATTGCCCATATTTGTGGTTCAGGTAAAACAGATCCCTCCGTTGAACAAACTGGTTACATTCAATTTGAATACGTGAATGAGGAATTAAAGGATTTGTTTGCCGCAGCTGACTTTGTCTTGTCACGTGCTGGTGCAAATGCCATATTTGAATTTCTGGCATTGCGCAAACCCATGCTCTTAATTCCACTGTCCCGAGCGGCAAGCAGGGGAGATCAGATTATTAATGCTAATTCCTTTAAGGAAAAACATTACGCCAATGTACTGCAAGAAGTGGATCTAACGAACGATTCGCTTATTCAGGAATTACATAAGCTGAAAAAACAGGCGCCAGTTATGATTGACCATATGGAGAATTACCATAGTGAAAAGGCGAAAAGTCGTGTGATTGAAATTATTAAGCAAGCTGGCGGACGAAAGCATTGA